CATAATATCCTACATTGGCCTATTGATAATTATGGAGAAGAAGGTCTCAGAAGCCAGTTTTGGGGAATTGACGGCGTCATAAAATATCACAGGAAACTTTCAACATTACTTAATACGTTGATCCAAAATGGACTAACTGTTGAAGAAATTGTTGAACCCGAATCCATAGCTGAGGGACTAGAAAAGATGCCCAAATTATTAAATGAGAGAAGGAGACCTTCATTTCTATTAATTAAGGCTAGGAAAACGCTTATCCATGGAAAGTAATCTTCAGTTATTAATGAACTTTACCATCCGATTGAGGACGATTCCTTTATACTTATGTATACAGATCTACAAGGAAACTAAGGGGAGTGTTTGTATGCATGAAATACCTCATGAGGATTATTATAAAGTGAAGCCGCTACTTCAAGGAGAGCATATCCATCCCGAAATTCTCTCTGTGATTGAAGGCAATAATCCAGGTTGGATCTTTGTGGATCAAATTACAGCACCAAAGAGTGCGTTAGTATGGAGTCAGGGGATTGAAGGGTTTTATCTTATCGGCGATCACACCAATCAAGCCTTTATCCATGCATTGGATGGTTATGTAACGAGTTATATAGTACCTAGAATGAAGGAACTCGGGATGGAACATTTCGAAGTTTCTGGTCAACATGAGGAATGGAATCTTGAATTGATATTTCCTTCTAGGAAGCTATATCCTTTTGAACAGATGGTGTTCAAGTTACTTCACAAGCCGCCTACGACGCAGACTAATGGGATTAGAACTATAAATCTTAAAATGCTGGATTGGGAAAACTTAGATCTAAAGAATATAGAATTTGTACATGAAAATATTGATTTATTCTGGTCATCGAAAGAAGACTTTGCGGAAAAAGGCTACGGATATGCTGCAGTTGAGGGATCTGAAATTATGGGGGTGTGTTATTCTAGTTTTGTTACACAGGATACACACGCAATTGGAATTGAAACCCTTCCTAAATATCAGAAACAAGGAGTGGGGACACATTTAGCAACGCTAGTAGTTGAAGATGTGCTTGCCAATGGCTTTATTCCTTACTGGGATTGTTCACTGGATAATGAAGCTTCGAAAAAATCGGCACTACGACTAGGTTTTCAGCAGATACATCAATATAAGTGTAGTGCTTTTTCGATATGATCATTTATGAGACGTCAACTCTTCGGAGCAGACGTCTTTATTATATTTACTGTGAAGTTGTAAATACTTTAATATGATATGTAATTTGGTATAACTCGATAATTATGAGAGAATGATCATCGGAACGAGTTGAACTTTTGAATATATTATTAGGTTAGGATGATCTTCCATGAAAATTATGCTTGTCGAGGACGATAGAACAATTGCGTCAGGGCTCGAATACTCATTACAACAGGATCACTTTGAAACCGTCCTATGTTATGATGCCACTACTGCAAAAGCGGTGTTATCTGAGCAGTTGTCAGAGCTCACCTTATGCATATTTGACCTCTCACTTCCGGATGGAAGCGGTTATGAATTATGCAAACTCGTGAAAGCGCAAAGTGATATACCTGTAATTTTTTTAACGGCGATTGATGATGAGGTCAATGTGGTGATGGGACTCGATATGGGGGCAGATGATTACATAACCAAGCCTTTTCGGATTCGGGAGCTGCTTTCGCGGATTAAATCGGTGTTAAGGAGATATAACAAGCAAGCACAGACCCAATCCATGATTGAATTAGACAATATACGTATTAACACACTGGAAGGTAAGGTTTATAAGAACAGCGATGAAGTGCTACTGACCGCATTAGAATATCGGTTGCTACTGATCTTTGCTAATCATGTGGGGCAAGTTCTCTCGCGAAATCAATTGCTAGAGCGGATCTGGGATGTAGCTGGAGAATTCGTGAACGATAATACATTGTCTGTTTACATAAAAAGACTTAGGGAAAAGTTAGAAGATAACCCCCAAGAACCTACACTGATCAAAACAGTGCGTGGGTTGGGTTATAAGGTTGGTGATTAGGTGCTTCGTAATAAAGAAATCAGATGGTTATTGTTGACGATGTGCTTGATCAGTCTTGTGGCCGCAGCCGTAGCAGCATTTATATCACTGGAGGCGTTGGGAATCACAGCTGTGACTTCGGCTTTGCTGATAGGCTGCAGTTTAGTATTTACTCGCTGGAGATACGGTGAAATTGAAAAGCTCTCTGGATATCTGCGTCAAATCAGTAGTGGGAATTATACGCTTGATGTTCGTGATAATCAGGAAGGTGAGCTTAGTATCCTGAAGAATGACATTTACAAAGTGACGTTAATGTTATCCGAGCAGAGCGCGCAATTACAAGAAGATAAACTGAAACTCACGAATGCGATTTCGGATATCTCTCATCAGCTCAAAACCCCGCTTACCTCCATGACTGTGATGGCCGATTTATTAAGTGACCCGGAGCTGCATGTGGAGAAAAGAATGGAATTCACACGGAAGATTACTGTTCAACTCGAACGAATTGGATGGTTAGTTTCCTCATTATTAAAGTTCTCCAAGATCGATGCTGGAACTATTCATTTTAAAAAAGATCAAGTTCAAGTGAAGAAGCTAGTTCAAAAATCTTTGGAGCCCATGTTAATTCCAATGGATATTAAAGAACAACGGATCCTGATTGATGGAGAAGATAGCATCACATATGCGGGCGATCTCAATTGGACAACTGAGGCGATCATTAATATTCTGAAAAACTGTGTAGAGCACACACCTGCTGGGGGAGAAATTTCGATTTCTTTTGCAGAAAATGCACTGTTTACGGAAATTATCATTACAGATAACGGCAAAGGAATCCCAAAGGCAGAGCTCCCCTATATCTTCAAACGATTCTATAAAGGTAAGAATGCAAGCGAAGATAGTATAGGGATAGGACTTGCCCTAGCACAAAGCATTATCACAGGCCAAAACGGAACGATCGATGTGAAGAGTGAAGTAGGAAAAGGTACACAATTTCAGATTAAATTTTATAAGCAAGTTATTTAGCACTTATGGCTTAGTGACTAGAATGTCACTTTAGAGTCACTGGATAGTCATTGTAGACAGATATACTGATCTCATCAACAAATGGAGGTCTAACAATGGACATTTTAAAGATTGAACATCTGTCTAAAACATATGGAAAAGGCGAAACAGCGGTAAAAGCACTGGATGATGTATCTTTTTCGATTAAAAAAGGGGAATTCGTAGCGATTATCGGGCCTTCAGGCTCCGGGAAATCGACCATTCTGCACTTATTAGGCGGAGTGGATAGACCGACAAGCGGCAAAGTATTCGTAGATAACACGGATATTTATGAATTGAATGAAACACAGCTGGCGATTTTTAGACGCAGACAAATTGGGCTGATTTATCAATTCTATAATCTTATACCGGTGCTAACGGTCGAAGAGAACATCACACTCCCTTTACTGCTTGATCAGCACAAGGTAGATAAGAAACAATTTGCGGATACCGTAAAGGCGTTAAATTTGGAAAATCGCTTAAACCATCTCCCGAATCAGCTCTCAGGTGGGCAACAACAGCGGGTTTCGATAGGCAGAGCGTTAATTAGTAATCCTGCAATCATGTTAGCGGATGAGCCAACCGGTAATCTGGATAGTAAGAACAGTGGTGAAATTATAGATTTATTAAAAATGTTTAATAAAACCTATAATCAAACACTGATTGTCATTACTCATGATGAACGGATTGCATTACAAGCGGATAGAGTAATTACCATTGAAGATGGAAGGATCGCCAAAGATGAGGTGATTCGTCCGTGAATATCGTAAATAAATTAACACTTAGACATTTGAAGCAGAATAAGCGAAGAACATTAGTTACTATCATTGGAGTCATCATTTCTGTGGCTATGGTGACGGCGGTGGCAACACTTGGTTTTTCATTTATGGAATTAATGAGGAAGCAGAGTATCTCGACTAATGGAGAATGGCATGTCCAATACAGAAATGTTACTAAAGCTCAGCTTAAAGCGATAGAAGCGGATGATGCAACGAAAACACTTGTCATCTCAAATGATCGTGGGTATGCCCCTTTAGAGGGGGGACAGAATGAGAACAAGCCCTATTGGTATATCAAGGAATATAATGCAGCTGGTTTTAAACAATTTCCGGTTGAGCTTCTGGAAGGAAGACTCCCGAAGACTAACTATGAAGTAGTCATTTCTGAGGAAATCGCAAAAAATGCTAAAGTAACATACAAGATAGGTGAAGCTCTAACGCTCGATGTCGGAGAGCGAGTTACTAGGGATGATAAAAATAGTGGTCAACCCTTATCCCAAAACGAACGATTACGGACTGAAGATGACACCCTGAATGAAGAGATCATTCATAAAAAACCAATGAACTACACAATTGTGGGAGTGATAAAGCGCCCCACTTGGGAACCAACATGGTCTCCGGGTTATACTGCCCTAAGTTATGTGGATGAAAGCTTGATTGGAGCAGCCGAAAAAACTACAGCTACAGTTGTATTAAATAAGGTGGATAGCTCCATATACAAGCATGCAGAGGAATTGGCAAAAGAAAACAATATAGAGTCGATTTCTTATAATAATAGTCTGCTGCGTTATTATGGTGTGACGAATAGCGATGGTTTACGTAATACACTTCTTTCATTGTCAGTCATCGTTATGACTGTAATTATCATTGGCTCTGTTTCTTTAATCTATAATGCATTCGCGATTTCTGTCTCGGAACGTGCACGCCATTTAGGAATGCTCTCCAGCGTAGGTGCTACAAAGAGGCAGAAGCAGAATTCGGTGTTTTTTGAAGGAATGATCATCGGTTTAATTAGCATCCCTATTGGAATCCTTTGCGGAATTGCAGGAATTGGGATCACCTTTATGTTTATTAATTCGATGATTCAAGATGTACTGGGGATAACGGAAAAATTAACATTGGTTGTTACACCTCTGTCCCTATTCACCGCTTGTGTAGTTTCGATACTTACGATTTTTATATCCACTTATCTTCCAGCCAGAAAAGCTTCCAAGATTTCGGCGATTGATGCGATCAGACAAACAACCGATGTTAAGCTCTCAGGTAAAGCAGTGAAAACTTCCAAGTTCGTTCGCAAGCTGTTTGGAATCGAAGCAGAAATTGGTTTGAAGAATTTAAAGAGAAATAAACGCAGGTACCAAGCAACCGTGTTCTCACTTGTCATTAGTATTGTTCTGTTTTTATCCGTATCTTCGTTCACTACTAATATGAGAAAGTCGGTAGAACTCTCACAGGATGGTTTGAACTACGATATTCAAGTTTATATGGGGACTGAGGACGCTCAAAAAGTAGATCGGTTGACGAAATCGATATCTGCCTTACCTAATATAACGGAATATAATGTGATCAGGGAACTAAGCTTGAGTTCATGGATTGATGAAAAAGATATGGCAAAAGAATTGCAAGAGATCGTGGAGAAGGATAGCAGTATTTTAAAGAATGGGAAATATCCTTACTACATTCAGATCCATGCCCTAAATGAACAGAGTTTGAGAACCTATGCAGAATCGGTCGGTGTAAGTTATGAACAATTAACGGATCTCAATCAGATGTCAGCTATTGTGAATGATACCGTCACCTTTGAGGATGAGAGCGCCAAAAAGATTATTGAGACCAAAGCTCTTCATTCGGAAATCGGTCAGAAGCTTGATTTAATTTATACGGATTGGAACACAGAGAAAGAGACGAAATTACCACCAGTAGAAATTGTCGCATTAACTGATAAACGCCCTATGGGTGTTCATTCAGCACTAGTTGGTGGATTAAACATCATTGTCTCTGAACAAGTCTTTGATCAATTAACAAATGATACGATGAGTAACGATATACAAAGCCGACTAAACCTGAACAGCTCTGATCCATTAGCGACACAACAGGCCATTGAGGAAATGAAAGAGCGGAATGTCTATGTCCAAAATGTGTTTCAAAATAGACAAAATAGTGAGCAGATGATTATGTTAATGTCTATTTTCACCTATGGTTTTATTGCTTTGATTACATTAATATCGATTGCGAATATTTTCAATACGATATCAACTAGCATATCACTTCGTAAAAGAGAGTTTGCGATGTTGAAGTCTGTAGGGATGACGCCAAACGGTTTTAATAAAATGATTAATTATGAAAGTATCTTCTATGGGATAAAATCACTACTTTTCGGGCTTCCGATTAGCATAATCGTGATGTACTTGATCTATAGATCCATGATGAGTAGTTTCTCCTATGGATTCGCACTTCCGTGGATGAGTATCTTGTATGTCATAGTCGCTGTCTTTATCATCGTTAGCTCAGCTATGCTGTACTCCAGTTCAAAAGTGAAGAAGGAAAATATTATTGATGCTTTAAAACAGGAGAATATATAAAGATTGGCCTTTCATTGCCGCGTTTAACGCGGCTTTTTTGTGTCATATCTGACACGAACGGTATGTTATTACATATAAATCCCTATGATATAATGTATTCAATTGAATTTAACAGATAATAACTTTAGAGGCAGGTGTCAACGCTTGAGAACGGTCGTCGTGATTGGCGGGGGAATTACTGGATTGTCTACCGCTTACTATTTACAGAAATCTATAGAGCATAACAAGCTAGATGTAAAAATCATTTTGGTTGAAGCCAGCGATAGACTGGGCGGAAAAATCAGAACACTGCGACAGGAAGATTTCATTATGGAATCAGGTGCAGATTCTATTGTTACTCGCAAAACGAATGTTGCCCCATTAATTGAAGAACTTGGCATGCAAGATGAGGTCGTATATAACGCGACAGGAATATCATATATCTATACAGAAGGAAAGCTTAAGCAAATTCCTAAGGATGCAGTCTTTGGCATCCCTCTAAGTATTGAATCGCTTGCTACAACAGATCTGGTCTCTGCTGAAGGTAAAGTTGAAGCACTTAAAGATTTCTACACTCCGAATGATAAGTTTACGAAAAATGATTCCGTGGGTGAATTTCTAGAAGCTTTCCTAGGAAAAGAGCTGGTCGAAAAGCAAATATCACCTGTCCTTTCAGGTGTATATTCCGGGAAATTGAGTGAACTTACCATTGCCTCGACCCTTCCTTATTTGATTGATTATAAAAATGAATATGGAAGTATTATTCAGGGATTGTCCGCGAATAAGGCTAAATTCCAGGGGAACGGCGATAAGAAGTTTATGTCTTTTAAGGGTGGCGTATCTGCTCTGATCGATGCCATGGAAGAACAGCTGTCCGATGTAGAGATCATCAAAGGGATTCGTGCCGAGCGCATTGCAAAGGATGGAGAACGGTACCGTGTAACACTGGCAGATGGACGAATCTTGGACAGCGATTTTGCCGTACTTGGAACAATGCATTCTACTGCACAAGCATTACTTCAAGATGAAGTGCTGGATGAAGATTTTAATCAGTTGTTTAACAGCTCTATGATTAGTGTGTATCTAGGATTTGATATCCCTGATAGTCAGCTGCCAGCGAACGGTACAGGGTTTATTACCGCCAACAGTGATGATGTTCTATGTAATGCTTGTACATGGACAAGTCGCAAGTGGGAGCACACATCTGGACAACAACGTCTGCTCGTCAGACTGTTTTATAAGAGCTCAGGACCGCATTATGAGTCCTTGATTAAGCTCTCAGAAGAGGAATTATTACAGGTGGCGTTGAAAGATATACAGACCAGTCTTGGGATTACTGGACAGCCAGTAACCTACGACGTGACCAAATGGCATGATGTTATGCCAAATTACCACATGCGCCATCATGAGATTGTAGTATCCTTAGAGAAGAAGATTGCAGATCATTATCCTAACGTAATCCTTGCCGGATGCTCTTATTATGGTGTGGGTATTCCAGATTGTATTGCTAATGGAGAGAAGACAGCCAAGCGCATTTTGGAGGAACTGACTTCAAATTGATGAAAGGGAGGGTGTACAATCGTGAAAAGATTAGCGATAAGCTCTATGCAAAGTCTAGACTATAAACAACGGCGGTTGTTTGTATAGAGCGAATAAAATTTGATTTACCGCCAGTGCATTGTGCATTGTTGTTTTTAGAATAGACTTTGCTACCTTCAAACTCATAAAAAGTTTAAGGAGCAGAGCGATTATGAAATATGTAAATGCTGATACGATTTTTCCAAAAGAATTATTAGAGGAAATTCAGAAATATATTAACGGTGGTTTAGTGTATATCCCAAAGCCTGAAGAAGCACATGTAAAATGGGGCGAGAAGTCAGGGAGCAGAAAATACTTAAGATCTAGAAACATTGAAATCTGTCTAAGGTTTGCTGTTGGTGCAACGGTTGATCAGCTTTCGGATGAATATTGCCTATCAAGAGACAGTATTAAGAAGATTGTTTACACAAAAAAATAGCTATAATCCTAAAAATCCACGTTAGAGGAAGCTCTGACGTGGATTTTTGGGATTTAATTATCATTCAATCTTAAATACCATACTTCTTTCGATATTTATCGATCCCATCTACAAACTGTCCTTCATATTTCTCGACTTCATCCATCTCTTTATTTGCTGCTTTAAAAGCAGTGCTGGAAGTTTTTGTTTTGTATAA
This Paenibacillus sp. FSL R5-0345 DNA region includes the following protein-coding sequences:
- a CDS encoding sensor histidine kinase — translated: MLRNKEIRWLLLTMCLISLVAAAVAAFISLEALGITAVTSALLIGCSLVFTRWRYGEIEKLSGYLRQISSGNYTLDVRDNQEGELSILKNDIYKVTLMLSEQSAQLQEDKLKLTNAISDISHQLKTPLTSMTVMADLLSDPELHVEKRMEFTRKITVQLERIGWLVSSLLKFSKIDAGTIHFKKDQVQVKKLVQKSLEPMLIPMDIKEQRILIDGEDSITYAGDLNWTTEAIINILKNCVEHTPAGGEISISFAENALFTEIIITDNGKGIPKAELPYIFKRFYKGKNASEDSIGIGLALAQSIITGQNGTIDVKSEVGKGTQFQIKFYKQVI
- a CDS encoding protoporphyrinogen oxidase, whose protein sequence is MRTVVVIGGGITGLSTAYYLQKSIEHNKLDVKIILVEASDRLGGKIRTLRQEDFIMESGADSIVTRKTNVAPLIEELGMQDEVVYNATGISYIYTEGKLKQIPKDAVFGIPLSIESLATTDLVSAEGKVEALKDFYTPNDKFTKNDSVGEFLEAFLGKELVEKQISPVLSGVYSGKLSELTIASTLPYLIDYKNEYGSIIQGLSANKAKFQGNGDKKFMSFKGGVSALIDAMEEQLSDVEIIKGIRAERIAKDGERYRVTLADGRILDSDFAVLGTMHSTAQALLQDEVLDEDFNQLFNSSMISVYLGFDIPDSQLPANGTGFITANSDDVLCNACTWTSRKWEHTSGQQRLLVRLFYKSSGPHYESLIKLSEEELLQVALKDIQTSLGITGQPVTYDVTKWHDVMPNYHMRHHEIVVSLEKKIADHYPNVILAGCSYYGVGIPDCIANGEKTAKRILEELTSN
- a CDS encoding CD3324 family protein, whose amino-acid sequence is MKYVNADTIFPKELLEEIQKYINGGLVYIPKPEEAHVKWGEKSGSRKYLRSRNIEICLRFAVGATVDQLSDEYCLSRDSIKKIVYTKK
- a CDS encoding ABC transporter ATP-binding protein, with the protein product MDILKIEHLSKTYGKGETAVKALDDVSFSIKKGEFVAIIGPSGSGKSTILHLLGGVDRPTSGKVFVDNTDIYELNETQLAIFRRRQIGLIYQFYNLIPVLTVEENITLPLLLDQHKVDKKQFADTVKALNLENRLNHLPNQLSGGQQQRVSIGRALISNPAIMLADEPTGNLDSKNSGEIIDLLKMFNKTYNQTLIVITHDERIALQADRVITIEDGRIAKDEVIRP
- a CDS encoding ABC transporter permease, translated to MNIVNKLTLRHLKQNKRRTLVTIIGVIISVAMVTAVATLGFSFMELMRKQSISTNGEWHVQYRNVTKAQLKAIEADDATKTLVISNDRGYAPLEGGQNENKPYWYIKEYNAAGFKQFPVELLEGRLPKTNYEVVISEEIAKNAKVTYKIGEALTLDVGERVTRDDKNSGQPLSQNERLRTEDDTLNEEIIHKKPMNYTIVGVIKRPTWEPTWSPGYTALSYVDESLIGAAEKTTATVVLNKVDSSIYKHAEELAKENNIESISYNNSLLRYYGVTNSDGLRNTLLSLSVIVMTVIIIGSVSLIYNAFAISVSERARHLGMLSSVGATKRQKQNSVFFEGMIIGLISIPIGILCGIAGIGITFMFINSMIQDVLGITEKLTLVVTPLSLFTACVVSILTIFISTYLPARKASKISAIDAIRQTTDVKLSGKAVKTSKFVRKLFGIEAEIGLKNLKRNKRRYQATVFSLVISIVLFLSVSSFTTNMRKSVELSQDGLNYDIQVYMGTEDAQKVDRLTKSISALPNITEYNVIRELSLSSWIDEKDMAKELQEIVEKDSSILKNGKYPYYIQIHALNEQSLRTYAESVGVSYEQLTDLNQMSAIVNDTVTFEDESAKKIIETKALHSEIGQKLDLIYTDWNTEKETKLPPVEIVALTDKRPMGVHSALVGGLNIIVSEQVFDQLTNDTMSNDIQSRLNLNSSDPLATQQAIEEMKERNVYVQNVFQNRQNSEQMIMLMSIFTYGFIALITLISIANIFNTISTSISLRKREFAMLKSVGMTPNGFNKMINYESIFYGIKSLLFGLPISIIVMYLIYRSMMSSFSYGFALPWMSILYVIVAVFIIVSSAMLYSSSKVKKENIIDALKQENI
- a CDS encoding GNAT family N-acetyltransferase — translated: MHEIPHEDYYKVKPLLQGEHIHPEILSVIEGNNPGWIFVDQITAPKSALVWSQGIEGFYLIGDHTNQAFIHALDGYVTSYIVPRMKELGMEHFEVSGQHEEWNLELIFPSRKLYPFEQMVFKLLHKPPTTQTNGIRTINLKMLDWENLDLKNIEFVHENIDLFWSSKEDFAEKGYGYAAVEGSEIMGVCYSSFVTQDTHAIGIETLPKYQKQGVGTHLATLVVEDVLANGFIPYWDCSLDNEASKKSALRLGFQQIHQYKCSAFSI
- a CDS encoding response regulator transcription factor, with translation MKIMLVEDDRTIASGLEYSLQQDHFETVLCYDATTAKAVLSEQLSELTLCIFDLSLPDGSGYELCKLVKAQSDIPVIFLTAIDDEVNVVMGLDMGADDYITKPFRIRELLSRIKSVLRRYNKQAQTQSMIELDNIRINTLEGKVYKNSDEVLLTALEYRLLLIFANHVGQVLSRNQLLERIWDVAGEFVNDNTLSVYIKRLREKLEDNPQEPTLIKTVRGLGYKVGD